In Flavobacterium sp. WV_118_3, one DNA window encodes the following:
- the rseP gene encoding RIP metalloprotease RseP, with translation MIQLGQILFILSVLVILHEFGHYITARMFKVRVEKFYLFMDAGFSLLKKKIGETEWGIGWLPIGGYVKLAGMVDESMDLEQMKQEPQPWEFRSKPAWQRLIIMLGGIIVNILLAWFIYTMVYVTYGQKYIATEAIQKNGLAFGETGLNVGFKNGDKILAVDGKYQDRFNRMTLDILLGDKIDIERNGEKKTIILTDPQKAEIIGKEGRDFIQPRLSSVVVDSVTPKSEAFKAGFKKGDHLVAIDNKEFKFFDELRDNLNAHKNDSVSITVIRNNERVNLKTLVDSDGKIGFLPTFKDKMDFEVVNKLSLFQAIPEAVKESYALLVYNVKQFKLILRPKTEAYKHVKSPVGIARALPDQWNWEFIWNFTALFSIGLAFMNLLPIPGLDGGHALFTIAEMITGRKLSEKAMGHVQTFGMIILLTLMALTFGKDIYQLIADKFF, from the coding sequence ATGATACAATTAGGGCAAATCCTTTTCATACTTTCTGTATTAGTTATCCTCCATGAATTCGGGCATTATATCACCGCCAGAATGTTTAAAGTACGCGTAGAAAAATTCTATCTCTTTATGGATGCGGGATTCTCATTATTAAAAAAGAAGATCGGCGAAACAGAATGGGGAATCGGATGGTTGCCAATTGGCGGTTATGTAAAATTAGCCGGAATGGTTGATGAAAGCATGGACCTGGAACAGATGAAACAGGAACCACAACCATGGGAATTCCGTTCGAAACCGGCCTGGCAACGTCTTATCATCATGTTGGGTGGTATTATTGTAAACATCCTTTTGGCCTGGTTTATTTATACGATGGTCTATGTAACCTACGGTCAGAAATATATTGCTACGGAAGCCATTCAGAAAAACGGACTGGCTTTTGGTGAAACCGGTTTAAATGTCGGTTTTAAAAACGGTGATAAGATTTTAGCGGTAGATGGTAAATACCAGGATCGTTTTAATCGTATGACGTTAGACATCCTTTTAGGAGACAAAATAGACATCGAGCGTAACGGTGAAAAGAAAACGATTATCCTAACCGATCCGCAGAAAGCAGAAATCATCGGAAAAGAAGGTCGTGATTTTATTCAGCCGCGTCTTTCGAGCGTGGTAGTCGATTCAGTTACGCCGAAATCGGAAGCTTTTAAAGCCGGATTTAAAAAAGGAGATCATCTGGTAGCGATCGACAACAAAGAGTTTAAATTCTTTGACGAATTGCGTGATAATCTTAACGCTCATAAAAACGATTCGGTAAGCATTACCGTAATCCGTAACAACGAAAGAGTCAACTTAAAAACTTTAGTAGACAGCGACGGAAAAATTGGCTTTTTACCAACGTTTAAAGACAAAATGGACTTTGAGGTAGTAAACAAATTATCCCTTTTCCAGGCAATCCCGGAAGCCGTTAAAGAATCCTATGCTTTATTGGTTTATAACGTAAAACAATTTAAACTGATTTTACGTCCAAAAACGGAGGCGTATAAGCATGTAAAAAGCCCGGTTGGAATTGCACGCGCTTTACCGGATCAGTGGAACTGGGAGTTTATCTGGAACTTCACAGCACTATTTTCGATCGGTTTGGCGTTTATGAATTTACTACCAATCCCGGGATTAGACGGTGGTCACGCCCTATTTACGATTGCTGAGATGATAACCGGAAGAAAATTAAGCGAAAAAGCGATGGGTCACGTGCAGACTTTCGGGATGATTATCTTACTGACTCTAATGGCCTTAACCTTCGGGAAGGACATCTATCAGCTGATTGCCGATAAATTTTTCTAA